DNA from Candidatus Baltobacteraceae bacterium:
GGTGAGATCTTGCAGCGCGATCGTGTCCGCGGGAACGCCGTTGACGGCGGCTGACTGCGACGTATCGAGCGCGATGCCCAGGCGCGTTGCCTGCGCGCGCGCGTTGTCGACCGACATCCCGACGAAGTTCGGTACCTCAACGGGTTCGGGGCCGTTGGAAACGACCAGCGTGATGTGACTGTTCGGCCGTACCTGCGTTCCGGGTTTCGGCTGCATATCGACGACGTTATCCTTGGCGGAGTTGTCGAACTTGCGATCGATCTTCACCGCGAAGCCTTGCACCTGCAGCAGACGCTGTGCGTCGGTGGCCGTGAACCCTCGAACGTCTTGTAGTCCGACCATCGGCTTCCCATTGCTGATGACGAGCTCGACGAGCGCGTTGCGATCGACCCTGACACCCGGCTCGGGATTCTGGCGGATGACGTGATTGGTCGCGACCGTATCGCTCGAGCTCTTGACCGTTCGAACGCGCAGTCCGGCGTTGACGATGGCGGCCTGCGCTTGCGCGTCGGTCATATTGGAATAATCCGCGACCGCGATGTTCGCGCCGAGATCGGGCATTGGCCGGCCGAAGAGCGCGTAGCCGACGCCGGTGGCCAGGAGCAGCAGCGCGATCAAGGTCAGCACCATCCAGGGCGAGCGGCGCGAGCGTTCCTCCTCATCGTCGCGCATCGACGTGTACGAGCGGTCCGGCAACGGCGACCGCCGCATCGGCAGCGAACCAGCCGACGGCATCACCATCGTCGCGGCGTCGTCGTTGATCCGGTACGCGGGAACGCTGGGGCGCTCGCGCGCTTCGCGCAGCGCCGTCGCCAGCTCGCTCGCCGATTGAAAGCGATTCTCGGGCTTCTTCTGCAGCAGACGGTTAACGATCGCCGCAAGCGCGGGGCTCACGCCGGACGTCTTGGGGTCGATATTGGGAACGGGATCGTGCACGTGTTTGAGTGCGACGCTCACCGGTGACTCGCCCGAGAACGGCAGCTTTCCGGTCAGCATCTGATAGAGCACGATGCCGAGACTGTACAGATCGGACGCCTCGTGCAGCTCGGTCCCGAGCGCTTGTTCGGGCGGCATGTAATAGACGCTGCCCATCACCAGACCCGGCTTGGTGAGCGTCATCGTCTGCT
Protein-coding regions in this window:
- the pknB gene encoding Stk1 family PASTA domain-containing Ser/Thr kinase, yielding MIDEKVFNNRYKLDRKLGEGGMAIVYCGTDIVLRRRVAVKVLRAQYAADEEFVRRFYQEAESAARLSHPNIVNTYDVGRENDTYFIVMELVDGPSLAEIISADGKLPEPVAIDYATQIASGLAYAHRVGLLHRDIKPANVLVTKDDVVKLSDFGIARAVSQQTMTLTKPGLVMGSVYYMPPEQALGTELHEASDLYSLGIVLYQMLTGKLPFSGESPVSVALKHVHDPVPNIDPKTSGVSPALAAIVNRLLQKKPENRFQSASELATALREARERPSVPAYRINDDAATMVMPSAGSLPMRRSPLPDRSYTSMRDDEEERSRRSPWMVLTLIALLLLATGVGYALFGRPMPDLGANIAVADYSNMTDAQAQAAIVNAGLRVRTVKSSSDTVATNHVIRQNPEPGVRVDRNALVELVISNGKPMVGLQDVRGFTATDAQRLLQVQGFAVKIDRKFDNSAKDNVVDMQPKPGTQVRPNSHITLVVSNGPEPVEVPNFVGMSVDNARAQATRLGIALDTSQSAAVNGVPADTIALQDLTPGAKIDKNTIVHATVSTGVQPASGTNNGTTTVAVPGVTSQQYQAAINALVGAGFTAAVHYQIQTTLNGDIVSQEPGAGSQAPSGSTVNVTLSVSGEVPDTNGMSVPDATATLASDGYAIARTVYTVTAGAGGRVVGTDPQVGTNLPPGQPVTLVVNGTPP